A single Marispirochaeta aestuarii DNA region contains:
- the prfB gene encoding peptide chain release factor 2 (programmed frameshift): protein MLSELDDAIQSLNTEILEIWGVFDPERIEHQIREKEAVTAEPDFWNDREGAEKLMSEITALKRSYEPWKDLKGKIEDLSELYSLALEEGDDSVETELKSGIDELGAELQQLRLMDMLSDEFDRNPVFLTIHSGAGGTEACDWVSMLYRMYSRWIERRGFKSEILDLQEAEGGIKSVTLQVKGDYAHGYLKCETGIHRLVRISPFDSSSRRHTSFASVYVSPVIEDDIEVDIRPEDLRVDTYRAQGAGGQHVNKTDSAVRMTHLATGIVVQCQNERSQHKNRDMAMKMLKSRLYEYYKAEKEAEKEKSAQEKKDISWGNQIRSYVFHPYNMVKDHRTKHETGNVQAVMDGDLDPFIESYLNFMWKQKKE from the exons ATGCTGAGTGAACTTGACGATGCAATACAGTCCCTGAACACCGAAATCCTCGAAATCTGG GGGGTCTTTGACCCGGAACGGATAGAACACCAGATTCGTGAAAAAGAGGCGGTGACGGCGGAACCGGATTTCTGGAACGACCGTGAGGGAGCGGAAAAGCTCATGTCGGAGATTACCGCACTGAAACGCTCCTACGAGCCCTGGAAGGATCTCAAAGGGAAGATCGAAGATCTTTCGGAGCTGTACAGCCTGGCTCTCGAGGAGGGAGATGACTCTGTCGAAACTGAGCTGAAGTCGGGGATCGATGAACTCGGCGCCGAGCTTCAACAGCTGCGGCTGATGGACATGCTCTCCGACGAGTTCGACCGTAATCCGGTCTTCCTGACCATCCACTCCGGGGCCGGCGGAACCGAAGCCTGCGACTGGGTCAGTATGCTGTACCGGATGTACAGCCGCTGGATAGAACGGCGGGGGTTCAAGTCGGAGATTCTGGATCTGCAGGAGGCCGAGGGGGGCATAAAATCGGTAACCCTTCAGGTAAAGGGAGATTATGCCCACGGCTATCTCAAATGTGAAACCGGCATTCACCGGCTGGTACGGATCTCACCTTTCGACTCCTCGAGCCGAAGGCATACCTCCTTTGCTTCGGTCTATGTCTCTCCGGTTATCGAGGATGATATCGAGGTTGATATCAGGCCCGAAGACCTGAGGGTCGATACCTATCGTGCCCAGGGGGCCGGAGGTCAGCACGTAAACAAGACGGATTCAGCAGTGCGAATGACCCACCTGGCTACCGGAATTGTCGTGCAGTGTCAGAACGAACGGAGCCAGCACAAAAACCGGGACATGGCCATGAAGATGCTGAAATCCCGGTTGTACGAATACTACAAGGCTGAGAAAGAGGCGGAAAAGGAGAAGAGTGCCCAGGAAAAAAAGGATATCTCCTGGGGTAACCAGATCCGGTCCTATGTTTTTCATCCCTACAACATGGTCAAGGACCACAGAACGAAGCACGAAACAGGGAATGTCCAGGCTGTCATGGACGGAGATCTGGATCCCTTCATCGAAAGTTATCTCAATTTTATGTGGAAACAGAAGAAGGAATGA
- the cas2 gene encoding CRISPR-associated endonuclease Cas2, with amino-acid sequence MFVAVACDFANDDHSREVIKLLGWYGFEKVQEGVWETASIPENTLARLKRDIDRNCDSFDSIRFYQFPMEETMVITSLKGKRWRRIILE; translated from the coding sequence ATGTTTGTTGCCGTTGCCTGTGATTTTGCCAATGACGATCATTCCCGGGAGGTAATCAAGCTGCTTGGCTGGTACGGATTCGAAAAGGTCCAGGAAGGAGTGTGGGAGACCGCCTCGATTCCGGAGAACACCCTGGCTCGTTTAAAACGCGATATCGATCGCAACTGCGATTCCTTCGATTCCATCCGGTTTTACCAGTTCCCCATGGAAGAGACCATGGTCATTACCTCGTTAAAGGGAAAACGCTGGCGGCGTATTATTCTTGAATAG
- a CDS encoding UvrB/UvrC motif-containing protein, producing MKCELCNENDAVIHIQQIVGNEAKEIHLCEKCAHENGISSNSDKIELSLNELLNGLIDFSSRPRRQDTCPTCGGRLKDFRKSGMVGCADCYTTFRDEIVSYLEESVGTVKHAGKYPKKLQAYKTLLVDKEILKKRLEEAVAGEDYETAAGIRDRIQSIEAAEGGEG from the coding sequence ATGAAATGCGAACTGTGCAATGAAAATGACGCTGTTATCCATATTCAGCAGATTGTCGGCAATGAAGCCAAAGAGATACACCTGTGTGAGAAATGCGCTCACGAGAACGGTATCTCCTCCAACAGCGACAAGATAGAACTGTCCCTGAACGAGCTTCTCAACGGACTGATTGACTTCTCCTCCCGGCCCAGACGACAGGACACCTGTCCGACCTGCGGGGGACGACTGAAGGATTTCAGGAAAAGCGGTATGGTCGGCTGTGCCGACTGTTATACCACCTTTCGGGACGAGATCGTCAGTTATCTGGAGGAGTCCGTGGGGACCGTCAAACACGCCGGAAAATACCCGAAAAAACTGCAGGCCTACAAGACCCTTCTGGTGGACAAAGAGATCCTGAAAAAACGGCTGGAAGAGGCCGTGGCCGGTGAGGATTACGAAACCGCGGCAGGCATCCGGGATCGCATACAATCCATCGAGGCTGCGGAAGGAGGGGAGGGGTGA
- a CDS encoding ABC transporter permease: MNRIGWVLFVARRYRRERRSGKASAAGFLSTAGIALGVITLVVVIGVMNGFQLGFIEDILEIRSFDLQVSSLDMDTALRAADSARTLSSVRTALPFLETQTLVQGRFSEFEAVVLRGLPSDTEELDPGLVSQLSMDRGEFDLAGGLVLGGELARALGVRIGDTVTLAALTGDGFAGLVPASRELPVTGTFTSGFYEYDRGLAFTSLDRIQEFASVNDRPALGIKLRNRYRIDTALAALNAEFSSLPGFRSGDAEIVSWRESNRAFFGALRMEKLMMSLLIGVMFLVTAGNIYHSLRRGVQEKRSAIAVLRALGGGQREIQLVFVLEGGLMGLTGTFWGLSLGLLLVNHINSLFSFLELLSGWTAAFLNSLFGVQSLGGLAITPAAFYLSEVPVRILPMEIFLIAFFAISVSLLSAWGASRDVSGMNPSTILRYE, from the coding sequence ATGAATAGGATTGGCTGGGTACTTTTTGTTGCCCGTAGGTACCGCAGGGAACGGCGCTCGGGTAAGGCCAGCGCGGCGGGTTTTCTCTCCACCGCCGGCATCGCCCTGGGGGTCATAACCCTGGTGGTGGTAATCGGAGTCATGAACGGTTTTCAGCTGGGCTTTATTGAGGACATTCTGGAGATCCGTTCCTTTGATCTTCAGGTGTCGTCCCTGGATATGGATACCGCTCTGCGGGCCGCTGATTCGGCCAGGACGCTCTCTTCTGTCCGGACAGCACTCCCCTTCCTGGAGACCCAGACCCTGGTGCAGGGGCGTTTCAGCGAGTTCGAAGCCGTGGTTCTGCGGGGACTTCCATCAGATACCGAAGAGCTGGATCCCGGACTGGTATCCCAGCTTTCCATGGACCGGGGGGAGTTTGATCTTGCCGGGGGACTCGTTCTTGGCGGGGAGCTCGCACGGGCGCTGGGGGTTCGCATCGGGGACACCGTTACCCTGGCCGCCCTTACGGGCGATGGCTTCGCAGGGCTGGTTCCCGCCTCCCGCGAGCTTCCGGTAACAGGGACATTTACCAGCGGTTTTTATGAATACGACCGTGGTCTGGCTTTTACCTCCCTGGATCGTATACAGGAATTTGCCTCCGTGAACGACAGGCCCGCTCTGGGGATCAAGCTCAGGAACAGGTACCGGATCGACACGGCCCTTGCGGCACTCAATGCGGAGTTTTCCTCACTGCCTGGGTTCCGGAGCGGGGATGCTGAGATTGTCTCCTGGCGGGAGAGCAATCGTGCCTTTTTTGGCGCTCTTCGTATGGAAAAACTCATGATGTCCCTGCTGATCGGTGTCATGTTTCTGGTAACCGCCGGCAATATTTATCACTCCCTGCGCCGGGGGGTGCAGGAAAAACGCTCCGCCATTGCAGTGCTCCGGGCCCTGGGTGGAGGGCAGCGGGAGATTCAGCTGGTTTTCGTTCTGGAAGGCGGTCTCATGGGGCTTACCGGGACCTTCTGGGGACTTTCTTTGGGACTCCTTCTGGTGAATCATATAAACAGCCTGTTCTCCTTTCTGGAACTCCTTTCCGGCTGGACTGCCGCTTTTCTGAACAGCCTTTTCGGGGTCCAGTCCCTGGGAGGGCTCGCCATAACCCCGGCGGCTTTTTATCTCTCCGAGGTTCCGGTGCGAATCCTTCCCATGGAGATTTTTCTGATCGCCTTTTTCGCGATCTCCGTCTCCCTGCTTTCCGCCTGGGGGGCATCACGGGATGTTTCCGGAATGAATCCAAGTACAATACTGAGGTATGAATAA
- a CDS encoding PEGA domain-containing protein: MKRGALSGGIFPVLLNLLLLIPQYAGAAEDPREEYRIALTGFTALGLPREHAYLAQALPRLMLHTLAGLDSRYISDKEKSAYIWRIEREVRREAALKSAKAREENSFDAIKSGSLESRLNDETAETEEELLPAEIQDYKRIELFNGPGEIPDLPVDPAQYCRKNNLDMLISGRIESIGELVYFSLEAYTFAEARWDEFFFSASGFTTLEDALLQARGALREKVLGRPWSSLSIITRRDAWIYLDGELRGVGGLNNLILSPGGHRIRIEAEAAETLEESVFLKAGEEQRLEFSLTESPVPEVEIVSDPEGAEVYLSSLWAGTTPLLLPDTGRSGTLRLVLEGYRDVLVPAAELETGKNSFILERQLYDPDLRLRAKRDRLYTAVGLFTLSLPVTMFSYSLYRDYWNQAALYNDSGFSDRSFLYNGAFYGSLFGSSMLFVHMVRSLIDYRVAGAETF; encoded by the coding sequence ATGAAACGAGGAGCACTGTCCGGAGGGATTTTCCCGGTACTGCTTAATCTCCTGCTCCTGATTCCGCAGTATGCAGGTGCTGCCGAGGATCCCCGGGAGGAGTACAGGATCGCCCTTACCGGTTTTACCGCCCTCGGTCTGCCCCGGGAACATGCGTATCTGGCCCAGGCCCTTCCGCGCCTTATGCTGCATACCCTTGCGGGACTGGATTCCCGCTATATCAGCGATAAGGAGAAGTCTGCTTATATCTGGAGAATCGAGAGGGAAGTCCGGCGGGAAGCTGCGCTCAAGTCGGCGAAAGCCAGAGAGGAGAACTCCTTCGACGCGATAAAAAGCGGGAGTCTTGAGAGCCGGCTCAATGACGAGACTGCCGAAACCGAGGAGGAACTCCTTCCTGCGGAAATTCAGGACTATAAACGGATAGAACTCTTCAATGGTCCGGGAGAGATTCCGGATCTTCCGGTTGATCCTGCGCAGTACTGCAGGAAGAATAACCTGGACATGCTGATATCCGGCCGGATAGAATCGATCGGCGAGCTGGTTTACTTTTCCCTGGAGGCCTACACCTTTGCAGAGGCCCGCTGGGATGAGTTCTTCTTTTCCGCTTCCGGATTCACCACCCTGGAGGATGCCCTTCTTCAGGCCCGGGGAGCCCTCAGAGAAAAGGTCCTGGGAAGACCCTGGAGTTCCCTCTCTATTATCACCCGGCGGGATGCCTGGATCTATCTGGACGGGGAACTCCGAGGTGTCGGGGGGCTGAATAATCTGATTCTCTCTCCGGGCGGGCACAGGATCCGAATCGAGGCGGAGGCTGCTGAAACCCTGGAAGAATCAGTATTCCTTAAAGCCGGGGAAGAACAGCGTCTTGAGTTCAGCCTGACCGAATCCCCGGTGCCGGAGGTGGAAATCGTCAGTGATCCTGAGGGCGCTGAAGTATATCTTTCCTCCCTGTGGGCAGGAACGACCCCTCTGCTTCTTCCGGATACCGGGCGCAGCGGAACCCTCAGACTTGTGCTGGAGGGCTACAGGGATGTTCTTGTTCCCGCAGCGGAGCTTGAAACCGGGAAAAACAGTTTTATCCTGGAGCGGCAGCTCTACGATCCTGACCTTCGGCTCAGGGCAAAGCGGGACCGTCTGTATACGGCGGTGGGGCTTTTTACCCTTTCTCTGCCGGTGACCATGTTCAGCTATTCCCTGTACCGGGATTACTGGAACCAGGCGGCCCTGTACAATGACAGCGGTTTTTCCGACCGTTCCTTTTTGTACAACGGCGCTTTTTATGGTAGTCTTTTCGGGTCTTCCATGCTGTTTGTACATATGGTACGGTCCCTTATCGATTACCGGGTTGCCGGCGCGGAGACATTTTAA
- a CDS encoding response regulator → MNGVLIVDDLEFMRTALREILDKAGIPVVGEACNGIQGVEFYSRLNPEVVLLDITMPEMDGLAALRRIRKDDPSARIIMCSALGQESTILKAIRYGARDFVVKPFKPERIVSAVKKALPG, encoded by the coding sequence ATGAACGGGGTCCTCATCGTCGACGATCTGGAGTTTATGCGAACCGCGCTGCGGGAGATACTCGATAAAGCAGGAATTCCTGTTGTCGGCGAGGCCTGTAACGGCATCCAGGGGGTGGAGTTCTACTCCCGGCTGAATCCCGAGGTTGTCCTTCTTGATATAACCATGCCGGAGATGGACGGTCTCGCTGCCCTCAGGAGAATCCGAAAGGATGACCCTTCCGCCCGGATTATCATGTGCTCAGCCCTGGGGCAGGAGTCCACTATTCTCAAGGCTATCCGCTACGGGGCCAGGGATTTTGTTGTCAAACCCTTCAAGCCTGAACGGATCGTCTCCGCCGTCAAAAAGGCACTGCCCGGATAA
- a CDS encoding ABC transporter permease translates to MFSAPLMIARRLVFRRERRISSHLKGTVLGISLSLIPLILVMIVSSGMIKGITARFLELGTFHLQARSYNQDVPWQDIGNQLAEEHGIKAAFPVIQGLGMLYSPRGRVGVTLKGFTPDMWEKDQGFRDFMIVEAGEFDLSDPEGIVVTSGVAESLGVEVGDRVKLLTSRTSSSGALFLRPSFFTLKGICSTGYYELDALTAYIPYTRADSILRGQGTHYIGMKIEEPFSGIREIKGRLAGDLGMDWYILDWQELQRPMYSSFETSRNLILLIMALIVLVATLNISATLGMLVLENQEQIAILKATGSSGFQVGLVFIIAGLLTGLAGVLPGLAFGLLLAVNINGIIFALESTLNFTVLIISRLSPLSGAPVSLDLFDSSYYLETIPVELDPVSLWLAVLFTLSVSCAAAIIPALRAASVQPMEILRRR, encoded by the coding sequence ATGTTCTCAGCGCCCCTCATGATAGCCCGCCGGCTCGTATTCCGTCGTGAACGACGCATAAGCTCCCACCTGAAGGGCACCGTTCTGGGGATATCCCTTTCTCTGATTCCCCTGATACTGGTAATGATTGTCTCTTCAGGAATGATAAAGGGAATTACCGCCCGCTTCCTTGAACTGGGAACCTTTCATCTCCAGGCACGCAGCTATAATCAGGATGTCCCCTGGCAGGACATCGGGAACCAGCTGGCTGAGGAGCACGGAATCAAAGCTGCTTTTCCCGTTATTCAGGGACTGGGCATGCTCTATTCCCCCCGGGGAAGGGTGGGGGTTACCCTCAAGGGGTTTACCCCCGATATGTGGGAAAAGGATCAGGGGTTCCGGGATTTCATGATTGTAGAGGCCGGGGAGTTCGATCTTTCCGATCCTGAGGGAATAGTCGTGACCTCCGGGGTCGCCGAGTCCCTGGGGGTGGAAGTCGGGGACCGGGTCAAGCTGCTGACCTCCCGGACATCCTCATCCGGGGCGCTTTTCCTGAGGCCGAGCTTTTTTACCCTGAAGGGGATCTGTTCCACCGGCTATTACGAACTGGATGCATTGACCGCCTACATTCCCTATACCCGGGCAGATTCGATTTTGCGGGGACAGGGGACACACTATATCGGCATGAAGATTGAGGAGCCTTTTTCAGGAATCCGGGAAATCAAGGGACGGCTGGCAGGTGATCTTGGAATGGACTGGTATATCCTGGACTGGCAGGAGCTGCAGCGTCCGATGTACAGTTCCTTTGAGACCTCCCGAAATCTTATCCTGCTTATCATGGCCCTTATTGTTCTGGTGGCTACCCTGAATATATCCGCCACCCTGGGCATGCTGGTGTTGGAAAACCAGGAACAGATAGCCATACTGAAGGCCACAGGAAGTTCCGGCTTTCAGGTAGGTCTTGTGTTTATTATCGCGGGACTCCTTACCGGACTCGCCGGGGTGCTCCCGGGACTTGCCTTCGGACTCCTTCTGGCGGTGAATATAAACGGTATCATCTTTGCCCTTGAAAGCACCCTGAACTTTACCGTTCTTATAATAAGCCGCCTGTCTCCCCTTTCCGGTGCTCCTGTTTCACTGGACCTTTTCGATTCCAGTTATTATCTTGAGACGATACCGGTAGAGCTTGATCCTGTCTCCCTCTGGCTGGCAGTCCTCTTTACCCTATCCGTTTCCTGTGCTGCTGCTATAATCCCCGCCCTGCGGGCAGCATCTGTCCAGCCCATGGAGATTCTCCGGCGGCGTTGA
- a CDS encoding ABC transporter ATP-binding protein, with product MELLRLEGLTKRYVSGTEVLTILDKVDLSIPAGSVTVFTGESGSGKSTLLNIIGALDNPDSGQIQVDGIRVDQLSETETNRYRSETVGFVFQFHYLLEGFSALENTMLPAYMRGLPLTEARERARTLLSRVGLEKRLDHTPAMLSGGERQRVALARALINDPKLLLADEPTGNLDEGNTRRVKELLFSLVRDTGRTLLLVTHESAFIPEGDRAYRLHAGGLETL from the coding sequence ATGGAACTGCTGCGATTGGAGGGACTCACAAAACGTTATGTCTCCGGGACGGAGGTTCTGACTATACTGGACAAGGTCGATCTTTCCATTCCCGCCGGCAGTGTTACTGTCTTTACCGGTGAGAGCGGCTCGGGAAAAAGCACCCTGCTCAACATAATCGGGGCCCTGGACAATCCGGATTCCGGGCAGATCCAGGTGGACGGTATCCGGGTTGATCAGCTCTCTGAGACAGAAACCAACAGGTACCGGTCAGAGACCGTGGGCTTTGTCTTTCAGTTCCATTATCTCCTCGAGGGCTTCAGCGCACTGGAAAACACCATGCTTCCCGCCTATATGCGCGGACTTCCTCTGACCGAAGCCCGGGAACGGGCCCGGACCCTGCTGTCCCGGGTCGGTCTTGAAAAGCGGCTGGATCACACCCCGGCCATGCTGTCGGGAGGGGAACGGCAGCGGGTTGCCCTTGCCAGGGCCCTGATAAACGATCCCAAACTGCTGCTTGCCGACGAACCCACGGGTAACCTGGACGAAGGAAACACCCGGAGGGTCAAGGAGCTGCTTTTTTCCCTTGTCCGGGACACCGGCAGGACCCTGCTGCTGGTTACTCATGAGAGCGCCTTTATCCCTGAAGGAGACCGGGCTTACCGGCTTCATGCCGGCGGACTGGAGACCCTGTAA
- the ftsY gene encoding signal recognition particle-docking protein FtsY, translating to MRGIGARLKSIFSGNRIDDETFEDIEDLLVEADIGAAAAMETVDQLRKERGVKSREELVLILRNRLKAYLLEGELALEPDKLNVVLVLGVNGVGKTTSIAKMASLLHKEQGIEPMLAAGDTFRAAAIDQLMLHGERLGFKVVHQHPGADPGAVVWDAIESAQAKGCSLVLADTAGRMHNKQNLVNELKKIDGIVQKRKVNGAYRKVLVIDATTGQNGLRQAEIFHEAVGLDGVILTKFDSAAKGGIILSVCRNLKIPFLYLCDGESYDSIRPFRTDEFLDALLAEN from the coding sequence ATGCGGGGAATAGGCGCAAGGCTCAAGAGTATTTTTTCCGGGAACCGGATAGACGACGAGACCTTTGAGGATATAGAGGACCTGCTGGTGGAAGCCGATATCGGCGCCGCTGCGGCCATGGAGACGGTGGATCAGCTGAGGAAGGAACGGGGAGTAAAAAGCCGGGAGGAACTTGTTCTCATTCTGCGGAACAGACTGAAGGCCTATCTCCTGGAGGGAGAACTTGCCCTGGAGCCGGATAAACTCAATGTCGTGCTGGTTCTTGGTGTAAACGGTGTGGGAAAAACCACCAGTATCGCCAAGATGGCCTCCCTGCTGCACAAAGAGCAGGGGATTGAACCGATGCTGGCGGCGGGAGATACCTTCCGTGCTGCTGCCATTGACCAGCTGATGCTTCATGGTGAGCGTCTCGGCTTCAAGGTTGTACACCAGCACCCGGGAGCGGATCCCGGCGCAGTGGTCTGGGATGCCATTGAGAGCGCCCAGGCAAAAGGCTGCTCCCTGGTTCTGGCGGACACCGCCGGACGAATGCACAACAAGCAGAACCTGGTAAACGAGCTGAAAAAGATCGACGGAATAGTGCAGAAACGTAAGGTCAACGGGGCCTATCGAAAGGTGCTGGTTATTGACGCTACAACCGGACAGAACGGTCTCAGACAGGCGGAGATTTTCCACGAAGCCGTCGGACTTGACGGGGTTATCCTGACCAAGTTCGACTCCGCTGCCAAGGGGGGAATAATCCTTTCGGTCTGCCGGAACCTGAAGATACCCTTTCTGTACCTCTGCGACGGCGAGTCCTATGACAGTATCCGACCCTTCCGGACAGATGAATTCCTGGATGCCCTTCTGGCGGAGAATTGA
- a CDS encoding tetratricopeptide repeat protein, whose protein sequence is MKGFRFPLTIAVMGLFLYSLPLYSQSGTIFSPFPSSLRAVEAGEGIRLTWRDSPDVLGTYHIFRHSTEIEEGNFSDAKEIAAVPPGISTFVDYPGDRQEYYYAVLLEDPDGGLFELFIPFRNKTVYPVSALPVVSEKELAASVTGLKAEVRGEGIQLRFQADRKDRSLTIYRHTDPIADVDGLLGASSIGMIESDQTTFTDYPIPGIPYYYGIFDTKLIQTGTFVFNPGQNISVQPVKIGEEARRTGLAAPSISLRSPPLPRLMLQRSVVSGDQLAPSLNQISPAPRPMGAAAAAVVDQLLADIPEKHEKPAEAEILPSHLHGDFSGAAYTLSLILRERFSKGEYEETAAALEEFLSIRREDSVDHAARFYLGQAYYFTGNYREALYQFLTAEEDYYAESQPWIDRIYPRLATSP, encoded by the coding sequence ATGAAAGGTTTTCGATTTCCCCTGACAATTGCAGTTATGGGTCTCTTCCTGTACAGCCTTCCGCTGTACTCACAGTCCGGAACCATCTTCTCCCCTTTTCCATCCAGCCTGCGGGCCGTGGAAGCAGGCGAAGGAATCCGCCTTACCTGGAGGGATTCCCCGGACGTTCTGGGAACCTATCATATTTTCCGCCACAGCACCGAGATAGAGGAAGGGAATTTCAGCGATGCGAAGGAGATAGCTGCCGTTCCTCCCGGGATTTCCACCTTTGTCGATTATCCCGGAGACAGGCAGGAATATTATTATGCCGTTCTCCTGGAGGATCCCGACGGAGGACTCTTCGAACTCTTTATTCCCTTTCGAAACAAGACGGTATACCCCGTATCGGCTCTCCCGGTGGTCTCCGAAAAAGAGCTTGCCGCCTCGGTCACCGGGCTGAAAGCGGAAGTCCGGGGAGAGGGAATTCAGCTTCGCTTCCAGGCAGACAGGAAAGACCGGAGCCTGACAATCTACCGGCATACCGACCCCATCGCCGACGTGGACGGGCTGCTGGGTGCCAGCAGCATCGGCATGATCGAAAGCGATCAGACCACATTTACCGATTATCCCATTCCGGGGATCCCCTACTATTACGGCATTTTCGATACCAAGCTGATCCAGACCGGTACCTTTGTTTTCAATCCCGGTCAGAATATCAGCGTGCAGCCGGTTAAAATAGGAGAGGAAGCCCGGCGCACAGGCCTGGCTGCTCCAAGTATAAGCCTCCGCTCCCCGCCCCTTCCCAGGCTGATGCTCCAGCGCAGCGTAGTCTCAGGAGACCAGCTCGCTCCTTCCCTGAACCAGATAAGTCCGGCCCCGCGTCCCATGGGAGCGGCAGCCGCGGCCGTTGTGGACCAGCTGCTTGCCGATATTCCCGAGAAGCACGAGAAGCCCGCCGAAGCGGAAATTCTCCCGTCCCACCTTCACGGTGATTTCAGCGGTGCGGCCTATACCCTCTCGCTCATTCTGAGGGAACGTTTTTCCAAAGGAGAATACGAGGAAACGGCGGCGGCCCTGGAGGAATTCCTTTCCATCAGACGGGAAGATTCAGTGGATCATGCAGCCCGTTTTTACTTGGGACAGGCATACTACTTTACCGGTAATTATCGGGAGGCCCTTTATCAGTTCCTGACGGCTGAAGAGGATTATTACGCCGAATCCCAGCCGTGGATCGACAGGATCTATCCGCGTCTTGCGACTTCCCCCTAG